The following are encoded in a window of Rosa chinensis cultivar Old Blush chromosome 4, RchiOBHm-V2, whole genome shotgun sequence genomic DNA:
- the LOC112196885 gene encoding uncharacterized protein LOC112196885: protein MRQHCVTYLDCTWILIQLVGHSTFNDEQRRLSVYAAMFLPLRKTMYKDRKAKDVPVVNYIFRDSLKQGVSNAETVINLHNALEKFLSLLPHFVPNGDVKLAEVDMGREYVDVPLTSKESNLRVLTDFWRVALLMSTLLYPTNVLNKNLKPEDRRALLVEAERSINNLGDEAAEASFKALKASKTELKALKAYALEKKKNDVVLVFWNRMGLKVATEGAWTLYSRFQPSLFQKVPNSIPNPEFELGARFRRSSQFEGVGARFAAGHFKVLEFDSQQAI from the exons ATGCGACAG CATTGTGTCACATACTTGGATTGTACATGGATTCTTATTCAATTAGTGGGGCACTCTACTTTCAAT GACGAACAAAGAAGGCTTTCCGTTTATGCTGCAATGTTCCTTCCACTTAGGAAGACAATGTATAAAGATAGGAAAGCAAAAGAT GTTCCTGTCgtgaattatattttcagagACTCCCTTAAACAAGGAGTCAGCAATGCTGAAACT GTTATTAATTTACACAAtgcattggagaagtttttGTCTTTGCTTCCTCACTTTGTACCAAATGGGGATGTAAAACTCGCCGAAGTTGATATGGGAAGAGAATATGTTGATGTCCCTCTTACATCGAAAGAATCGAATCTCCGAGTGTTAACAG atttttggcGAGTTGCTTTGCTGATGTCTACACTTTTATATCCCACCAACGTCTTAAACAAGAATCTCAAACCAGAAGATCGCAGAGCTTTGCTTGTAGAAGCTGAAAGGTCCATAAATAATCTAG GCGACGAGGCTGCTGAGGCGTCCTTCAAGGCGCTCAAGGCGTCCAAAACAGAGCTCAAGGCGTTAAAGGCGTACGCtctggaaaagaagaaaaatgacgTCGTTTTGGTCTTTTGGAACAGAATGGGTTTAAAGGTCGCGACTGAAGGTGCTTGGACTTTGTACAGCCGATTTCAGCCCTCTCTCTTCCAAAAGGTACCAAATTCGATCCCTAACCCAGAGTTCGAGTTAGGAGCTCGATTTCGACGCAGCAGTCAATTTGAAGGTGTCGGAGCTCGATTCGCAGCAGGCCATTTTAAGGTATTGGAGTTCGATTCGCAGCAGGCCATTTGA